In a single window of the Oscarella lobularis chromosome 2, ooOscLobu1.1, whole genome shotgun sequence genome:
- the LOC136200149 gene encoding phenolphthiocerol/phthiocerol polyketide synthase subunit C-like, giving the protein MSRTSQKKDDEDIAIIGIGCRFPGNVNDVQTFWKMLVDATDCTSEVPQDPSRFDLMNDYYHPTPRTEGKICARRGGYVDSKNFRKFDRQFFRMPPAEANHLDPQIRMLLEGTWEALEDAGMPPSRLRGTTTGVYIGLMNNDYTVKPDTLINAYTNSGTDASMASNRLSYEFDFRGPSYTIDTACSSSLYAIHHACEGIRHGDCDMAVAGGANVVLLPVTSIGLSQAQMISPDGRCKTFDASANGYSRGEGAGVVVLKSLRKALECKDSIYAVIKGGAMSNDGKTYGVSQPSSDAQIDLLGKACRNAGVKPEMISYVEAHGTGTKAGDAAEANALGVAIGKKRAASNAPPLVVGSVKSNIGHTEGAAGVAGVIKAALILAKRKIPPSIHFRVPNPSIPFEALHVQVCTNVTDLPTNAYVGCSSFGFGGANAHVILQESPIARHLADEKGGDGITTDQVDAQTTAKQSHRLLLLSASTHAGLKDQARNWINFLEEKPSYLFSSILYSAACRFQHHRHRLALVVRNRQEAVQLLTDYIEDKKSSENLLTGNDAEEMRTVPLVFAFSGMGTQWWAMGRQLLDEYPKFCAVIKEIDEHLRSVGATWSLFDVLTSSEENSMIHRTEISQPCIFAIEVAIVEVLREFGVSPTAVVGHSVGEVATAYTAGLLTLKQASAIIYHRGRLLEKTSGRGGMLAVLGDANEALKLLPKNLIATSSRRWIKDFDETVAGTNGKCAVLDVAAINSSRQIVLSGDEGALKAAATALSDNDEIRTILLKVNNAFHSYQQSSLQAEVIDCLEKVERTSGVNGAVTTIPMVSSVTAEYVDSEIVGKASYWWANIRQTVRFQDAVKVLLEKGYTNFVEIGAHSVLIPAIKDILSAENLTSQSSVISTLKRPRDIRAPSSDETASLLRCIAKLHVMGAKIDFSSMYPQESHQFVPLPRYPWQREECWFSANEAAVDLVHPLLGERQASIAEIVGDDSETDTIIWKCEYSSFTLPWLKDHAIVDVIAPAAAYVETGLAAARSIFGDAANFCLTNVAVKKFMFTPNSSADVRVLAEKLGQKEYRLSIHSSKATASSGWQTHATMTILQPNDEQAKEDSFENLASLKKRFPIVVRTSKEDIYNSGDEGDSYKFGPSFRVCQWAALSHEMNEILVRATVTEEIRHELHRYIIHPAFLDGCFQAYLLSSRTKFDQPTDVDGSKPTVLVPTSLSSCEVYGEIPSDVFIHLKEYDNSDGHNCADVSLMSADDGRVALKINKVTFSSISSSGDDNKPHFWTLKWESERSEKTVDDNEDDSAPANAVCIMWFSESQKTALEHLLHEFKERNIQADVRFMTDEKNESESFSSYTDIVMLLMDISESNVFETTKKDDFLDAAFASPLAYIKTLQNHGSSWEKEAHLRHWLVTQNGQAVFDGEIANPGQTTVAGCILSLAHELPDSKNFWVDLESADTSTSSVWQAFVDYFLNFDPGENEVALRRGTDNDSFAPVFPRLTEMNPDAIASHVSDAHWTVAYSSKTKRPILTAVDHPDTRHPVIVKVTCFGPLSRTSSGEFPGAWVIGAVTSCPDASFELGDTVLGLSDMISSTVSVPLSLAVKVPEEMTLSNAEIVNAVQELLVPYITFTVASPLAVGDTVLALANPSDSSQKKELTALSKLLHWLKVRFIVVHNSAKLSENDIDACTPQDLASILVDKKLASGVVFLNEVEITEADKVLQHLKSFGSCVFYSRAQLRRFVKSAKTDRSLANFFPMMTTQDLFDEQHRGLVGRSLVQLLERLRRETNGKRKVEAKHLRDLLAPSAADSLHTFLADSEPINLTLPFENSFTARLNDSYLITGGLKGLGLSLAKWLVDRGAKHLHLLGRSPPGAEEAVQIEELREMSRIDIWQVDISSEDAIEGVFQEISQITSSNLAGIFHCAAVYHDSLLFTVEKDQLEKVMLPKAYGAWLLHRQSLALKTHLRYFVLFSSIASLFGNSGQVSYCIANTVLNSLADHRKRMGLPATSLQFGAISGAGFLQQNPKIMTLLKSRGLAPLSDQSALDCMGRAMLIQLPSLCIQGNITPEKYVRPAKLGSTFRFSRLKELEKLAGDRIDAIESSKMLFASLSPPEKRKVVVDLLSTWLGAGLGLDEVPLNASLVSIGFDSIMATEMSDRIHLAFIVIVPPVRMLNDQCSVNFLADIIMTLIQNQATAEEEKEEEEETPGEKSDQNLWRYSLNSPAKDKTICHLICFPPYAAGASVYSQWGKLFKDSGIGVTVLHFPGWEERQTETFLGDLDGLVSAALDAVLPLAEEHKVAFYGHSMGGLIAYEVALRLEKDHGISITHFFVGAWYAPHLQYPRPADFNIPSSVFKRDAPLAVVFQHLKQLNFIDLPSAVDPLLQHWMPCFEIALKILKRYTPNENSLPCSIDAFSSTGDPFVQPKDVIPWEKQSRSDFVHNSVNAPGHQFTNLFANVICETIQGRLKTLL; this is encoded by the exons ATGTCGAGAACATcccaaaagaaagacgacgaagatatTGCCATAATAGGCATCGGATGCCGTTTTCCCGgaaacgtcaacgacgtccAAACCTTTTGGAAaatgctcgtcgacgcgaccgaTTGCACGTCCGAAGTGCCTCAAGATCCGAGTCGATTTGACTTGATGAACGACTATTATCATCCCACGCCTCGAACCGAAGGCAAAATCTGCGCTCGACGCGGCGGCTACGTCGACTCGAAAAATTTTCGCAAATTCGATCGACAATTCTTTCGGATGCCGCCCGCCGAGGCAAATCATCTCGATCCTCAAATTCGTATGCTTCTGGAAGGGACGTGGGAGGCGCTTGAAGATGCCGGAATGCCGCCGAGTCGCCTTCGCGGCACGACGACCGGCGTCTACATCGGTCTCATGAATAACGACTACACCGTCAAGCCGGACACCCTGATTAATGCCTATACAAATTCGGGCACGGACGCGAGCATGGCTTCGAATCGGCTTTCATATGAATTTGACTTTCGCGGACCGAGCTACACTATCGATACGgcctgctcgtcgtcgctctacGCCATTCATCACGCGTGTGAAGGAATTCGGCACGGCGACTGTGACATGGCGGTGGCCGGCGGCGCCAATGTTGTCCTGCTTCCCGTCACGAGTATTGGCCTTTCGCAAGCGCAAATGATTTCGCCCGACGGCAGGTGCAAGACTTTTGATGCTTCGGCGAACGGCTATTCGCGAGGCGAAGgagccggcgtcgtcgtgctAAAATCACTTCGAAAAGCGCTTGAATGCAAAGATTCGATATATGCCGTCATCAAAGGCGGAGCGATGAGCAACGACGGGAAGACGTACGGCGTCTCGCAGCCGAGCTCCGACGCTCAGATCGATTTGCTCGGCAAAGCGTGTCGTAACGCAGGAGTCAAGCCAGAGATGATCTCTTACGTCGAAGCCCACGGAACCGGCACGAAAGCCGGAGATGCGGCAGAAGCCAATGCACTGGGGGTGGCGATTGGTAAAAAGCGTGCCGCATCAAACGCACCGCCGCTAGTTGTAGGCTCCGTCAAATCGAATATCGGTCACACGGAAGGTGCCGCAGGAGTAGCGGGTGTAATCAAAGCGGCTCTAATTCTCGCTAAACGAAAAATCCCCCCTTCTATTCATTTTCGAGTTCCTAATCCAAGCATTCCGTTTGAAGCGTTACACGTCCAAGTGTGTACGAATGTCACCGATTTGCCTACCAATGCTTACGTTGGTTGCAGTTCGTTCGGCTTTGGGGGCGCCAATGCTCACGTTATCTTACAAGAATCTCCCATTGCTCGCCACTTGGCAGACgaaaaaggcggcgacggcatcACGACGGACCAAGTTGATGCTCAGACGACTGCTAAACAATcgcatcgtcttcttcttctttctgcctCGACGCACGCAGGTCTGAAAGATCAGGCGAGAAATTGGATCAATtttctagaagaaaaacccTCTTACTTGTTTTCGAGCATTCTCTATTCGGCCGCTTGTCGTTTTCAGCACCACCGTCATAGACTTGCTCTCGTTGTTAGAAATCGTCAGGAAGCGGTCCAACTTCTGACTGATTACATAGAAGACAAGAAGAGTTCCGAGAACCTTTTGACGGGAAACGACGCAGAAGAGATGAGAACCGTTCCTCTTGTGTTTGCCTTCTCCGGAATGGGAACGCAATGGTGGGCTATGGGACGCCAGCTGCTGGACGAATATCCAAAGTTTTGCGCCGTGATAAAA GAGATTGACGAACATCTTCGCTCTGTCGGAGCGACGTGGTCGCTATTCGATGTGTTGACATCgtcagaagaaaattcaatgaTACACCGTACAG AAATTTCCCAACCCTGCATCTTTGCCATCGAAGTAGCAATTGTCGAAGTTCTACGAGAATTCGGCGTCAGTCCGACGGCCGTCGTGGGCCACAGCGTCGGCGAAGTCGCCACAGCTTACACAGCCGGCCTACTGACGCTGAAACAAGCGTCAGCGATAATATACCATCGCGGTAGGCTCTTGGAAAAAACGAGCGGTCGCGGCGGCATGCTCGCCGTTCTCGGAGATGCCAACGAGGCTCTTAAATTACTTCCCAAAAATTTGATCGCGACGAGCAGTCGTCGCTGGATAAAGGATTTCGATGAGACGGTGGCAGGGACTAACGGTAAATGCGCCGTTCTAGACGTCGCCGCTATCAACAGTTCTCGTCAAATCGTCTTGTCTGGCGACGAAGGGGCTCTCaaggcagcggcgacggcttTGAGTGAtaacgacgaaattcgaacGATTCTACTCAAAGTCAACAACGCCTTTCACAGCTACCAGCAATCGTCTCTTCAAGCGGAAGTAATAGACTGCCTAGAGAAAGTAGAAAGGACGAGCGGAGTAAATGGTGctgtgacgacgattcccATGGTTTCGTCCGTGACAGCCGAGTACGTCGATAGCGAAATCGTTGGCAAGGCGTCGTACTGGTGGGCGAATATTCGTCAAACCGTTCGCTTTCAAGATGCGGTGAAAGTTCTCCTCGAGAAGGGCTACACGAATTTCGTAGAAATAGGGGCGCACAGCGTTTTGATTCCGGCCATCAAGGACATTCTGTCCGCTGAGAACCTGACTTCCCAATCGTCAGTTATTTCAACGCTGAAAAGACCGAGAGACATTAGAGCGCCGTCCAGTGACGAAACAGCGAGTCTGCTTCGATGCATAGCTAAACTTCACGTCATGGGagcgaaaatcgatttcagcTCCATGTATCCTCAGGAAAGCCATCAGTTCGTACCGCTTCCTCGCTATCCGTGGCAAAGAGAAGAGTGCTGGTTCTCAGCCAACGAAGCCGCTGTCGATCTCGTGCATCCTCTACTAGGAGAACGTCAAGCGAGCATCGCTgaaatcgtcggcgacgacagtGAGACAGACACGATCATATGGAAGTGCGAGTACAGTTCGTTTACTTTGCCGTGGCTGAAAGACCACGCGATTGTCGACGTGATAGCTCCCGCTGCCGCCTACGTAGAGACGGGTCTCGCGGCGGCACGATCAATCTTCGGCGATGCCGCCAACTTCTGTCTGACAAACGTGGCcgtgaaaaaattcatgTTCACGCCAAATAGCTCGGCCGACGTTCGAGTTCTAGCCGAGAAATTGGGACAGAAAGAGTATCGGCTTAGTATTCACAGCAGTAAAGCGACGGCCTCTTCTGGATGGCAAACCCATGCCACCATGACCATTCTTCAACCTAATGATGAACAAGCCAAAGAAGATTCATTTGAGAATCTAGCATCcctaaagaaacgatttcctaTCGTAGTTAGGACGTCAAAGGAAGACATTTACAATTccggcgacgaaggagacTCGTACAAGTTCGGCCCGTCGTTTCGTGTGTGCCAGTGGGCGGCACTGTCTCATGAAATGAACGAAATATTGGTTCGCGCGACGGTGACTGAAGAAATACGCCACGAGCTGCATCGGTACATAATACATCCAGCATTCTTGGACGGTTGTTTTCAAGCGTACTTGTTGAGCTCGAGGACAAAATTCGATCAGCCGACCGACGTAGATGGAAGCAAGCCTACAGTTCTAGTGCCAACGTCTCTAAGCAGCTGCGAGGTTTATGGAGAAATTCCGTCAGACGTATTTATTCATTTGAAGGAATACGATAATTCAGACGGACATAACTGTGCGGACGTAAGTCTCATGAGTGCAGATGACGGTCGTGTTGCCCTGAAAATCAACAAAGTGACATTTAGTAGTATATCTTCATCTGGTGACGATAACAAGCCCCATTTCTGGACATTGAAATGGGAGTCTGAGAGAAGCGAGAAAACTGTGGACGATAACGAGGACGATAGTGCACCAGCGAACGCCGTTTGCATTATGTGGTTTAGCGAGAGTCAAAAGACGGCATTGGAGCATCTTCTTCACGAATTCAAAGAGCGAAACATTCAAGCAGACGTCCGTTTTATGAcggacgagaagaacgaaagcgaatccTTTTCCTCATATACGGACATAGTGATGCTTCTAATGGACATATCGGAAAGCAACGTATTTGAAACTACGAAAAAGGACGACTTCCTAGACGCTGCTTTTGCGTCTCCACTGGCTTATATCAAAACGCTTCAAAATCACGGCTCCTCGTgggaaaaagaagcgcaTTTGCGCCACTGGCTTGTCACCCAAAACGGTCAggccgtcttcgacggcgaaatcgctAATCCTGGCCAAACGACAGTTGCTGGGTgcattctttctcttgccCACGAGTTGCCAGACTCGAAAAACTTCTGGGTTGACCTAGAAAGCGCCGATACCTCAACGTCCAGCGTATGGCAAGCATTTGTTGACTACTTCCTGAATTTTGATCCCGGAGAAAATGAGGTGGCGTTGCGACGTGGCACTGATAACGATTCATTTGCTCCCGTCTTTCCACGTCTAACTGAAATGAATCCAGATGCCATTGCTTCTCACGTTTCTGATGCCCACTGGACAGTGGCGtattcgtcgaaaacgaaacgaccaATATTAACAGCAGTCGACCATCCTGACACCCGTCATCCTGTGATAGTTAAAGTAACCTGTTTCGGTCCTCTTTCAAGAACGTCGTCTGGAGAATTTCCAGGAGCGTGGGTCATCGGTGCAGTGACGTCTTGTCCTGACGCGAGTTTCGAATTGGGAGATACCGTATTGGGTCTCTCCGATATGATATCCAGCACCGTTAGCGTTCCCTTGAGCCTGGCAGTCAAGGTTCCAGAAGAAATGACTCTATCTAACGCCGAAATTGTCAATGCCGTGCAAGAACTGCTTGTTCCTTACATTACGTTTACCGTCGCCTCTCCGCTAGCTGTCGGCGACACGGTTCTTGCGTTGGCGAATCCAAGCGATAGCtcgcagaaaaaagaactgACTGCTCTATCAAAACTCCTCCACTGGCTGAAAGTTCGCTTCATTGTCGTTCACAACTCAGCGAAGTTAAGCGAAAATGACATTGACGCGTGCACTCCTCAAGATCTAGCGAGTATTTTGGTGGACAAGAAGCTAGCCAGTGGAGTCGTCTTTCTCAATGAAGTAGAAATCACTGAAGcagacaaggtgcttcagcaCCTGAAATCGTTTGGAAGTTGCGTCTTTTACAGCAGAGCACAACTTCGTCGGTTTGTCAAATCAGCCAAAACCGACAGAAGTCTTGCTAATTTCTTTCCTATGATGACGACGCAGGACCTGTTCGACGAACAGCACCGCGGACTCGTCGGAAGGTCGCTCGTACAACTGTTAGAGCGACTACGCAGAGAAACGAATGGGAAGAGGAAAGTGGAAGCTAAGCATCTGCGCGACTTGCTCGCTCCTTCGGCAGCAGATTCACTGCACACTTTCTTGGCTGACTCAGAACCAATCAACCTGACTCTTCCTTTTGAAAACTCATTTACGGCTCGCCTCAATGATAGCTATCTCATCACGGGCGGACTTAAAGGATTGGGGTTGTCGCTAGCAAAGTGGCTCGTCGATCGCGGTGCAAAGCATCTGCACCTTCTCGGTCGCAGTCCTCCTGGCGCCGAAGAAGCTGTTCAGATAGAGGAGCTTCGAGAGATGTCTCGGATCGATATCTGGCAAGTGGACATATCTAGTGAAGATGCAATCGAAGGCGTCTTTCAAGAAATTTCACAAATAACCTCTTCAAATCTTGCTGGTATATTCCACTGTGCAGCCGTCTATCACGATTCCTTGCTCTTTACCGTGGAGAAAGACCAACTAGAAAAAGTCATGCTACCCAAGGCGTACGGAGCTTGGCTCTTGCACCGACAGAGCCTAGCCTTGAAGACTCATCTTCGCTATTTTGTTCTCTTTTCGAGCATCGCCTCTCTTTTTGGAAATTCCGGTCAAGTGAGCTACTGCATTGCCAATACGGTGCTAAATTCTCTGGCCGATCACCGCAAACGAATGGGTCTTCCAGCAACCTCGCTTCAATTTGGGGCAATTAGTGGCGCCGGCTTTCTCCAACAAAACCCCAAGATAATGACGTTGCTGAAGTCAAGAGGACTGGCGCCGCTAAGTGATCAGTCAGCGTTGGACTGCATGGGACGGGCCATGCTTATCCAGCTGCCTTCCCTGTGCATTCAAGGCAACATTACACCAGAAAAATACGTTCGTCCAGCTAAGCTGGGAAGTacgtttcgtttctctcgACTAAAAGAGCTGGAAAAGTTGGCCGGTGACAGAATCGATGccatcgaatcgtcgaagatgctattcgcttcgctttcgccgccaGAAAAGCGGAAAGTCGTTGTCGACCTGCTTTCTACGTGGCTCGGAGCCGGTCTGGGTCTGGACGAGGTGCCACTGAATGCGTCCTTAGTTTCCATCGGGTTCGACTCGATTATGGCCACGGAAATGAGTGATCGGATTCACCTTGcattcatcgtcatcgtgcCTCCAGTTCGCATGCTAAACGACCAGTGCAGCGTGAATTTTCTAGCCGATATCATTATGACTTTAATTCAAAATCAAGCGACcgcggaagaagaaaaagaagaagaagaagaaactcCAGGCGAAAAGTCAGATCAAAACTTGTGGAGATACTCTTTGAACAGCCCAGCGAAGGACAAGACAATTTGCCACCTCATATGCTTTCCCCCATATGCCGCAGGTGCATCTGTTTACTCGCAGTGGGGAAAGCTTTTCAAAGACAGCGGCATTGGAGTGACCGTCCTTCACTTTCCCGGCTGGGAAGAAAGACAAACCGAGACGTTCCTAGGCGATTTAGACGGCCTTGTCTCGGCAGCACTAGATGCCGTACTGCCACTAGCAGAGGAGCACAAAGTCGCCTTCTACGGTCATAGCATGGGTGGTCTCATCGCCTATGAGGTGGCTCTTCGTCTTGAAAAAGATCATGGCATATCCATCACGCACTTCTTCGTTGGTGCTTGGTATGCTCCTCACTTGCAATACCCTCGTCCAGCCGATTTCAATATTCCGTCGTCGGTGTTCAAGAGAGACGCGCCACTTGCTGTCGTCTTTCAGCATTTGAAACAGCTCAATTTCATCGACCTTCCATCTGCGGTGGATCCGCTGCTTCAGCATTGGATGCCATGCTTTGAAATAGCTCTCAAAATTTTGAAGAGATACACTCCGAATGAGAATTCGTTGCCGTGCAGCATCGACGCTTTCTCCTCGACTGGAGACCCTTTTGTCCAGCCTAAAGACGTGATACCATGGGAGAAGCAATCACGATCTGATTTCGTCCATAATAGCGTCAATGCCCCAGGGCACCAGTTCACAAATTTATTCGCCAACGTCATATGTGAAACGATACAAGGCAGATTGAAAACTTTGCTCTAG